The sequence below is a genomic window from Ipomoea triloba cultivar NCNSP0323 chromosome 10, ASM357664v1.
GCATTTAAAAGCATTTCAGAAAAGATTCAAAATGTAAAACAATTATCTTCAGAGGCATGCTTATTCAAAGTGCACGAGGAGCTGCGTAAAACAAACCGGGATGCTTATACACCATTGATCATTTCCATCGGGCCTTACCATCATGGGGATACGAAATTGAGCAAGATGGAAAGTTTGAAGGCATTGTATTTACAATCATTTTTGAAGAGAGCACATGAAAAAGGATTCGGTGTGGCGGATTGtttgaagaaattaaaggaTTTGAAAGACAGAGCAGAAAGGTATTATGGTGACGATCACGACCTAAAAGTTAGTGGCGATAAATTCGTGGAGATGCTATTGCTGGATGGTTGCTTTATAGTGGAATTTCTTATTAAAGGGGCCTACGAGAGGGAAGGTGCAGAGAAATATGATCCCATTTTCAAGATTTTCGGGACAGAAAATAGTGTAGTTCGTGACATGCTGCTCTTGGAAAACCAACTCCCCTTCTTTGTTCTGCGAGAACTCTATGACATGATTAGTATTCCTAGCAAACTAGAATTCTCGGAGATGGTGAAAACAACATTAGGATATGTCCTACCAAAGATGAATGTTATCTCTATACGCTCTACCAATGTCAATATCCAAGAGATAAAGCATTTCCTTGAGGTAGTGCACATTCTTTGCCAACCCCGCCTAACTAATGGATTGGTTCAGCAGGAGAGGGGTTCAACATGTTTTTGTTGCTGGTTTTGGAAACAACCACAAGCAGGCGTTGATATTGAATCCCATTATTCTTTCCTTTGCAAATTTGGGAATTGCACGTGTCTCCTTGGCAAGTTTGGGAAACAACCAAGTACAGGAGACCTTGACTCCGAATCATCTCATATACCTACTGCAAGTGAGCTTCGAGAAGCTGGAGTTGACTTCAAAAAGGTTGGCAAGATCGATAGCATTAACTCCAATGAAACCACAAGTCTATTTGATATAAACTTCAATCACAGCGTACTAGAGATCCCCTCTTTTGGTCTGTACGATGGATCAGAGAGCTTCTTCAGAAATCTCATAGCTTACGAGCTATATTCCCCTGATTTGCATCCCAAGTATTTCGTAAGTTTTGCCATATTCATGGATGATCTTATCAATACAGACAAGGATGTCATCTTACTTCGCAAGAAGGGAATTTTTGTAAGTGGACTAGGTGATGACGGAACGGTGAGTGATCTTTTTAACAATCTATGCAGAGGAGTTGCATATGACCAAGCTGACTTCTATTACAGGAATGTCTACAAAAAATTGATTCACCATTGCAATATACCGTGGAATGTGTTGAAGGCAAAACTAAGACACGATTACTTTCACAGTCCGTGGGCAGGGATTTCAACCATTGCAGCAATATGGCTCCTTTCTCTCACTACTGCACAGACTGTCATAGCTTTCACTGAActatttaagtaatatatataatatctttCCAAGTATGTATATCTTCAAGTCGTTTATGCCTGCATATAATATGCAGCGTGACAAGAAGTAAGCATTTTAGACTCTTGTTGTAATAAATCAAGTTCCTTAAAAGATTGCGTTATTAAGTTGATTGTGCAACCTTAGCTTGCCTGTACCTATTTTGCAGCATTAACTGAATTGGGAAGTATCACTTGCTAATaatgttgaaaaaattgttagggCTAGGCTGTCGTTAACGAACGGAACATAAACGAACGAACACgaaggttgttcgtgttcgtttgt
It includes:
- the LOC116031364 gene encoding UPF0481 protein At3g47200-like, coding for MERGSHQQDLANCEAFKSISEKIQNVKQLSSEACLFKVHEELRKTNRDAYTPLIISIGPYHHGDTKLSKMESLKALYLQSFLKRAHEKGFGVADCLKKLKDLKDRAERYYGDDHDLKVSGDKFVEMLLLDGCFIVEFLIKGAYEREGAEKYDPIFKIFGTENSVVRDMLLLENQLPFFVLRELYDMISIPSKLEFSEMVKTTLGYVLPKMNVISIRSTNVNIQEIKHFLEVVHILCQPRLTNGLVQQERGSTCFCCWFWKQPQAGVDIESHYSFLCKFGNCTCLLGKFGKQPSTGDLDSESSHIPTASELREAGVDFKKVGKIDSINSNETTSLFDINFNHSVLEIPSFGLYDGSESFFRNLIAYELYSPDLHPKYFVSFAIFMDDLINTDKDVILLRKKGIFVSGLGDDGTVSDLFNNLCRGVAYDQADFYYRNVYKKLIHHCNIPWNVLKAKLRHDYFHSPWAGISTIAAIWLLSLTTAQTVIAFTELFK